The nucleotide window CACTGGTAGATAAATACGGTCCCAGAATAGTCTATAGCATGCTACTGGTTGTCGGCGGAGGCATCTGTATCGGTTTTGCACTCGCCCAGACCTATGAACAGCTGGCGATCATGCGTTTTCTCAGTGGCTTTATCGGGGCCGGATTTGTCATCGGTATCCGTATGGTCGGTGAATGGTTTCCGGCGAAACAGGTCGGTGTCGCCGAAGGTATTTACGGTGGCTGGGGTAACTTTGGTTCAGCCGCAGGTGCCATGGCACTGCCCACCATCGCGCTGATGTTCGGCGGTGAGCATGGCTGGCGTTATGCGCTGATCTCTATCGGTATCATTGCCATGCTGTACGGTTTACTGTTCTACAAAATAGCCCGTAATACTCCGAAGGGGTCTACCTATTTCAAACCGAAAAAGCACGGCGGCCTGGAAGTCACCAGCAAGAAGGACTTTATTTTCTACATTCTGATGAACCTGCCGATGTATGCTGCCCTGGCGGTACTTGCCTGGAAACTGTCGCCCAGTAATATCGGCCTGCTGGATCAGTTCGCAACCTACGCCATCTATGTCGTTCTGGTGGTGCTTTTTCTGGTACAACTGCGGGCTATCTACCATGTAAATGCAGACAACCTTAAAAACGGAGTACCTGAAATTCAGCGCTACAAGTTCAAACAGGTGGCCGTGCTGGATGTAGCCTATTTCGTTACCTTTGGTTCCGAGCTGGCGGTTGTCTCTATGCTGCCACTGTTCTTTCTGGAAACCTTTGACGGGCTGGACCCTGTCAAAGCCGGACTGCTGGCCTCCGGATTTGCCTTTATGAATCTGGTGGCCCGGCCTACCGGCGGCCACCTGAGTGATACTATCGGAAGACGCAAAACACTGAGTATACTGATTATCGGCTTGGCCGCGGGTTACTTCGTACTGAGTCAGATCGACGGTGGCTGGTGGATTCCGCTGGCCGTCATCGCCACTATGGCCTGCTCATTCTTTGTGCAGGCGGGAGAAGGCGCCGTATTCGCGGTCGTACCATTGATTCAGCGACGGATGACCGGACAGATTGCCGGAATGGCCGGAGCCTATGGCAACGTCGGCGCGGTATGCTACCTTACCGTGCTGAGTTTCGTCGATTATTCCACGTTCTTTATGGTGATAGGCGCCTCCGCTGGCATAGTGTTCCTGCTGGTACAGTTTATGGACGAACCCAGTGGTCAGATGGCCGAAGTGTTACCGGATGGTACCGTGCAGCTCATCAATGTCGATTAACCCGGGGGCGGGAATTAGCGTTGCGATGAGGGTGCGGCTGACAACAGCCCACCCTTTCGCACTTAGACTGAAATGGCCGAAACGATGAATGATCTTGAATCGCAAACGATCTACCTGCAAGACAGTATTCAGCTGTCGGCGGGGCAGCACAGCGATCAGGGACGTAAGGCACGTAACGAAGATTGTCTGGGCTTTTTCCAGCCGCAAGGCAACCTGCTGACCACCAAAGGGGCTGCTGCCGTGATCGCCGATGGCGTCAGTACGGCCGAAGCCGGTGCCGAAGCCGCGTTCTACTGCGTGCAAGAGTTTCTCAGCGATTATTTTGACACCCCGGATATCTGGACCGTTGGTAAGTCTGCGCAAAAGGTGCTGACATCGATCAATCGCCTTCTCTATTCCCGCAGTCATGAATATCTGACCACCTCCCGGGGGCATATCTGTACGCTCTCGGTGCTGGTTATCAAATCCAGAACGGCTCACCTGTTCCATATTGGCGATAGCCGGATCCACCTTATTCGCGACAATGAACTGGAACTGCTGACCGAAGACCATACCACCCAGCTGAATCGTCAGGATAGTTGCCTGGCCCGTGCCATGGGCATGGATACGCATCTGGAAATTGACTACCGCGCTGTGGAAGTCAAACAGGGGGATCTGTTTCTCCTCACCACCGATGGTGTTCACGATAGTCTGGCGCCGGCGATGCTGAAACAGTTATCGCTGTCCTCGGAGGATTTGCAAAATAACTGTGAGGCGCTGGTGCAAGCCGCCTATGACGCAGGTAGCAGCGACAATCTCAGTTGCCTGCTGGTGCGGGTGGATCAGTTAAATGATGATTCTCTGAATCAGATGACCGATCGTCTTACCCTATTACCCTTCCCTCCTGAACTGGAGCCGGGTATGAAGATTGACGGCTACCTGATTGAAGAGGAGCTTTATGCCAGTAATCGCAGTCAGCTATACCGGGTACGTGATCTGGAAACTGATCAGACCTGGGTAATGAAAAC belongs to Amphritea atlantica and includes:
- a CDS encoding NarK family nitrate/nitrite MFS transporter, which translates into the protein MSTNKLRLLNFGDPKIKTLHVTWFAFFLTFVVWFSHAPMLAYIKDVFGLSSAEIKALMILNVALTIPARIVVGTLVDKYGPRIVYSMLLVVGGGICIGFALAQTYEQLAIMRFLSGFIGAGFVIGIRMVGEWFPAKQVGVAEGIYGGWGNFGSAAGAMALPTIALMFGGEHGWRYALISIGIIAMLYGLLFYKIARNTPKGSTYFKPKKHGGLEVTSKKDFIFYILMNLPMYAALAVLAWKLSPSNIGLLDQFATYAIYVVLVVLFLVQLRAIYHVNADNLKNGVPEIQRYKFKQVAVLDVAYFVTFGSELAVVSMLPLFFLETFDGLDPVKAGLLASGFAFMNLVARPTGGHLSDTIGRRKTLSILIIGLAAGYFVLSQIDGGWWIPLAVIATMACSFFVQAGEGAVFAVVPLIQRRMTGQIAGMAGAYGNVGAVCYLTVLSFVDYSTFFMVIGASAGIVFLLVQFMDEPSGQMAEVLPDGTVQLINVD
- a CDS encoding bifunctional protein-serine/threonine kinase/phosphatase; the encoded protein is MNDLESQTIYLQDSIQLSAGQHSDQGRKARNEDCLGFFQPQGNLLTTKGAAAVIADGVSTAEAGAEAAFYCVQEFLSDYFDTPDIWTVGKSAQKVLTSINRLLYSRSHEYLTTSRGHICTLSVLVIKSRTAHLFHIGDSRIHLIRDNELELLTEDHTTQLNRQDSCLARAMGMDTHLEIDYRAVEVKQGDLFLLTTDGVHDSLAPAMLKQLSLSSEDLQNNCEALVQAAYDAGSSDNLSCLLVRVDQLNDDSLNQMTDRLTLLPFPPELEPGMKIDGYLIEEELYASNRSQLYRVRDLETDQTWVMKTPSRNYEDDTAYIERFIMEEWVGSRIHSPHVVSVHIPNRAKTFLYYLMEFIDGVALDTWISQNPSPKPALAIQLVKQIAEGLKAFHQRETLHQDLKPSNIMVRPDHSAVIVDFGSVFVAGINEIFVPLQRDRILGTMNYSDPVFRLGQNTGIKGDMFSLAAITYEMFTHKLPFGNALENCDNPQQLQKLNYIPADRYNPIIPVWFDRALEKALMIDPTQRYDSINQMIQDLTQPNPDFLVPREKEQKTPNALLFWQLMSLMWFMTALFTLIAFWLK